One region of Epilithonimonas zeae genomic DNA includes:
- a CDS encoding glycosyltransferase family 2 protein has protein sequence MKILSVIITYNSEKWIEKNLNSIFQNGFLGDVLVIDNGSIDNTLKIVKEKFPEVRLIESKENLGFAKANNLGFEIAEDEEYDFVFLVNHDGWLLQDFWNAIIPVLTSADYKDYGLLSPVHFDETEADFDYGFKKYVNVSALKTQNDKVIDTQFINGAFLFISLKSLKVIKGFDPIFFFYGEDIDLCLRAKKHGFKIGIIKDAKVVHDRKEREMTPERSWNHLVARYLIQIKVIEGGFFISFYKTIYSLIKEMFTKKENNKNYKKLLYYLFENKSKIKKSYQTYN, from the coding sequence ATGAAGATATTATCAGTCATCATAACCTATAACTCAGAGAAATGGATTGAGAAGAATCTTAATTCTATTTTCCAAAACGGTTTTTTAGGAGATGTCCTAGTAATAGATAATGGTTCAATAGACAATACTTTAAAAATTGTTAAAGAAAAATTTCCTGAGGTTAGATTAATAGAATCTAAGGAAAATTTAGGCTTTGCCAAGGCAAATAATTTAGGTTTTGAAATTGCTGAAGATGAAGAATATGATTTTGTATTTTTAGTAAATCATGATGGATGGTTATTACAAGATTTTTGGAATGCAATTATTCCTGTACTTACATCTGCAGATTACAAAGATTATGGTTTACTGTCTCCAGTTCATTTTGATGAAACTGAGGCAGACTTTGATTACGGCTTTAAAAAATATGTTAACGTATCAGCTTTAAAAACTCAAAATGATAAAGTTATCGATACACAATTCATCAATGGTGCATTTCTGTTTATTTCTCTAAAATCATTAAAAGTAATAAAAGGTTTTGATCCTATTTTCTTTTTTTATGGAGAAGATATAGACTTGTGTTTACGTGCTAAAAAACATGGATTTAAAATTGGAATTATAAAAGACGCAAAGGTAGTTCACGACAGAAAAGAGAGAGAGATGACACCAGAGCGCTCTTGGAATCATCTGGTAGCACGTTACCTAATACAAATTAAAGTTATAGAAGGCGGTTTTTTTATTAGTTTCTACAAAACTATTTATAGCCTTATTAAGGAAATGTTCACAAAAAAAGAAAATAATAAAAATTATAAAAAACTGTTGTATTATTTATTTGAAAATAAGAGTAAAATTAAAAAATCTTATCAGACATACAATTAA
- a CDS encoding polysaccharide pyruvyl transferase family protein, producing MKADNINYKKVAILGPHDRMNYGDLLFPIMLDFAISKKANKEITLSKYSIVNSDLTDKGAFASKNYKKLISDINNNKINIIIIAGGESLGATWARLYSFINPIYSIIYEKTPFATSKYIYPIIKKILGANSEFPFFINKKDFKQDVKVIYNSVGGVNYINNVERIEDADYFAVRDSNGYAKIKNLSKKVYNYPDSAIIMSDIFSKDRLKKKLTEKNQLFTNYIFFQISEFKIQNEVSKTIEELFKILSNTNYNIVLCPIGTAKGHEDHIILNKIYLELKKTFENRLTLIIQPSVEVIMGLIAFSQMYIGTSLHGVITAMSFGVKYMGLNPKQTKVYNYIDTWSNLNVDHLIAPTYDFYKNFVNIIGEEDLSKLILESAVKQKEKYYESVDNIISIIGE from the coding sequence ATGAAAGCGGATAATATTAATTACAAGAAGGTTGCTATACTGGGACCTCATGATAGAATGAACTATGGCGATTTGCTATTTCCTATAATGCTGGATTTTGCTATATCAAAGAAAGCGAATAAAGAAATTACTTTATCGAAGTATTCTATTGTAAATTCTGATCTAACCGATAAAGGAGCATTTGCTTCAAAAAATTATAAAAAACTAATATCTGATATAAATAATAATAAGATTAATATTATCATTATTGCCGGAGGAGAAAGTTTGGGCGCTACTTGGGCTAGGTTGTATTCTTTTATAAATCCGATCTATTCTATAATCTATGAAAAAACACCATTTGCCACATCAAAATACATTTATCCAATCATAAAAAAGATTCTTGGAGCAAACTCCGAATTCCCTTTTTTTATTAATAAGAAAGATTTTAAACAAGATGTAAAAGTTATATACAATTCTGTTGGAGGTGTAAATTATATAAATAATGTAGAAAGAATTGAGGATGCGGATTATTTCGCTGTTAGAGATTCAAATGGTTATGCGAAAATTAAAAATCTATCAAAGAAGGTGTACAATTATCCTGATTCTGCTATTATTATGTCAGACATATTTAGCAAGGATAGATTAAAGAAAAAATTAACAGAAAAAAATCAACTATTTACAAACTACATTTTTTTTCAGATATCCGAATTTAAAATTCAGAATGAGGTTAGTAAGACAATTGAAGAGCTATTTAAAATATTAAGTAATACGAATTATAATATTGTGTTGTGTCCCATAGGTACTGCAAAAGGACATGAGGATCATATAATTTTAAATAAAATATACTTAGAATTAAAAAAAACGTTTGAGAATCGATTAACTCTAATCATACAACCATCTGTAGAGGTTATTATGGGATTAATTGCATTTTCACAAATGTATATTGGTACTAGCTTACATGGCGTTATTACAGCAATGAGTTTTGGAGTAAAATATATGGGATTAAATCCAAAGCAAACGAAAGTTTATAATTATATTGATACTTGGTCAAATCTAAATGTAGATCATCTGATAGCTCCCACATATGATTTTTATAAAAATTTTGTCAATATTATTGGCGAAGAAGATCTTTCAAAACTAATATTAGAATCTGCAGTAAAGCAGAAAGAAAAATATTATGAAAGTGTTGATAATATAATTTCTATAATAGGAGAGTAA
- a CDS encoding lipopolysaccharide biosynthesis protein — protein MSTNKTIAKNALFLYFRMFLTMGVGLFTSRLVLQALGVVDYGIYGLVGGIVSTFAFLNSAMASATQRYLSFDIGRNDFDRLQKTFNATLNIHILISLIILFFAETIGLWFVNYKLQIPADRIVAANWVFQFSIFAFVLEVIQVPYNALLFAREHMNVYAYVSILETALKLLIVYLLVQINTDKLILYSILTFCVVFIIRTIYKIYCKKHFKEATYKFYFDKNYYKELMSYSGWNLFGNIANIARGQGSNILLNLFFGPIANTAYSLTLMVQGIIGSFVGNFQVALNPQITKSFAKDEVEKTLNLIHKSSKFSFFAMFILVIPFLDNIDYIMHLWLNKVPPYAISFLKLALIYSLIETISNPLMVGAQATGKIKWYQIIIGSFIFLTLPITWITFYFTSNPINVYWILIINSLIALVFRILFLRKMIGLNVVKYLKEVIFPISLVIVAVSSFIYLSTSFFAKIYLDNYFLDFILKAAILAIVIFILIILLGLSQSDRSKFSQIIKEKFNF, from the coding sequence TTGTCTACAAATAAAACTATTGCAAAGAACGCTCTGTTCCTATATTTTCGTATGTTTCTTACAATGGGAGTGGGTTTGTTTACTTCGAGACTTGTATTACAAGCTTTAGGCGTAGTTGATTATGGTATTTATGGTTTGGTAGGTGGTATTGTCTCTACGTTTGCTTTTTTAAACTCAGCAATGGCTTCTGCAACACAAAGATATTTGTCCTTCGATATTGGAAGAAATGATTTTGATCGTTTACAGAAAACTTTTAATGCTACACTTAATATTCATATTCTAATTTCATTAATCATATTATTTTTTGCAGAAACCATTGGATTATGGTTTGTGAATTACAAATTACAGATTCCTGCTGATCGAATAGTAGCAGCAAATTGGGTTTTCCAGTTTTCAATATTTGCATTCGTTTTAGAAGTAATTCAAGTGCCATATAATGCTTTATTGTTTGCTAGAGAACACATGAATGTGTATGCTTATGTCAGTATTTTAGAGACAGCACTTAAGTTATTAATTGTATATTTATTAGTACAGATCAACACAGATAAGCTAATACTTTATTCCATCTTGACATTTTGTGTTGTATTTATTATAAGGACGATTTATAAAATTTACTGTAAAAAACATTTCAAAGAAGCTACATACAAGTTTTATTTTGATAAAAACTATTACAAGGAATTAATGAGCTATTCTGGTTGGAATTTATTTGGTAATATTGCTAATATTGCCAGAGGGCAAGGTAGTAATATATTGCTAAACTTGTTCTTTGGACCCATCGCTAATACTGCTTATAGTTTAACCTTAATGGTTCAAGGCATAATTGGATCTTTCGTAGGAAATTTTCAAGTAGCGCTCAACCCTCAGATTACAAAAAGTTTTGCAAAGGATGAAGTAGAGAAGACACTAAATCTGATACATAAAAGTTCGAAGTTTTCTTTTTTTGCAATGTTTATACTAGTCATTCCATTTTTAGATAATATAGACTACATTATGCACCTTTGGCTCAATAAAGTGCCACCCTATGCTATTAGTTTTTTAAAATTGGCATTAATTTATTCTTTAATAGAGACAATCTCAAACCCGTTAATGGTTGGGGCTCAAGCAACGGGTAAAATAAAATGGTATCAGATTATAATTGGTAGTTTTATTTTCCTTACATTACCTATAACTTGGATTACTTTTTATTTTACCTCTAACCCTATCAATGTATATTGGATTTTAATTATCAATTCTTTAATAGCCTTAGTATTCAGGATTTTGTTTCTTAGAAAAATGATTGGATTAAATGTTGTTAAATATTTAAAAGAGGTTATATTTCCTATTAGTTTAGTAATTGTTGCTGTAAGTTCATTTATCTATTTATCAACAAGTTTTTTTGCAAAGATTTATCTTGATAATTATTTTTTAGACTTTATTTTAAAAGCTGCAATTTTAGCAATAGTAATTTTTATTTTGATTATATTATTAGGATTAAGCCAATCTGATAGATCAAAATTTTCTCAGATAATAAAAGAAAAATTTAATTTTTAA